AAACTGAAGGCCTTTGCTGGATTTTAATGTCCCGAAAAACATGAACATTGTAAAAATGCCCCACATAAACAGATAGCAGGCCATGAATTTTGCGGGTGTTGCATCTGCCCAGCCAAGCTTAGGCAAGAGAATAAGCGCCACCAAGGTCAACCAGAAGTGACCATAAGATATGAAGGCCGTAACACCAAAAGTATTACCTTTTCTAAACTCAAGAATACCAGCGATAATCTGGGCTGCCCCCCCGTAAAAAAGCCCCATTGCCAGAATCATTGAACTGATTTCAAAAAAACCGGCATTATGAATATTCAAAAGCACGGTTGTCATTCCAAAGCCCATCAATCCAAGAGGTCCAGGATTTGCTAACGTTTCATTTCTCATTTTCATACTCCTGTTTGTAAATTATTAAAAATTGTAAAATACTTTTAACAGAATTAGCAAGCATTGTGCCATCGTCCTATTGCAGGCTTCGAGTCGATTTATTGCCGTGAATAATCAGCCCATATGTCCATCATCATTCGTCACAATCGTTTGGATAGTTTTTAAAGACCTGAAAGGCCTTGTCATCATCGTTTTGAGGTAAGCTTAATAATTATTGAAAGCTCAACATTCAGGCTTAATCACAAATAAATTTATTCTTAGTTCTTCTGAAAAAAAACGGTGAGGTGAGAATTAAAACAAGGCAAAAAGATGCTATTGGGCGCATATGACTCAAATTAGGACCGATCTGTCCTATTTCAAGGCAGATTTATCTCATGGGTCATCATTTTACGATAAAGTGTCTTGGGGGAAATGCCCATTTTCTTAGCGGCTTTTCCTCTGTGCCACCGGGAGAGCTCGAGTGCAGAAAGAATAAACTGTTTCTCAAACCGGGCCACGGCATCAGGCAGGGGAAGATCTGCGCCTGAATCCGAAACAGCCATGAGTCCTGGGGGTCGGGAGGGGGGGCTCGCTGGGAGGGCGAGATTCGGTGGAGCAATAAAATCAAGACCGTGAAAGCCAATGTACCTGCGCAGAACATTCTGGAGTTCCCTGACATTTCCGGGCCAGTGGTAATTGTATAGCGCTTGTATGTCTTGTTCGGGTAAGGCATAAAAGTGAAGGGATGATTTCATCCGGCTGAAAAAATAATCTGCAAGTAGAGCAAGGTCTTCCTTCCGTTCACGAAGGGGCGGGATATCTATCGGAATGACATACAAGCGGTAAAAAAAATCGCTGTGGAGCCTGCCCTTTTGAACCTCTTCCCATAGATTCCGGGTACTGGCGGCAACAATTCTGAACTCGGAATAAAGGACCTCATTGCTCCCAACCGGTGAATATCCTCCCCCGTCCATTACCCGTAGGAGCTTAACCTGCATGCTCAGGGAAAGTTCGCCAACTTCATGAAGAAACAGGGTGCCGCCCTGTACATAGGAAAGAACGCCCTTTTTGTCATTATGTGGACCGGTAGCGGCTCCTTTTACATGACCAAAAAATTCGGTTTCCAGGAGAGATTCAGAGATGGCATCACAATTAACAGAAAAAAACGGAGCGTTTTTTCTTTGGCTGGTATCGTGTATCGCCCTTGCAACCAGTTCCTTACCGACCCCCGATTCACCTTGGATAACAACACTGTCAGTACTGCCTGCCGCCCGTACAATTATGCCATAGACCTCCTGCATTTTTCGGCTTTTGCCAATGATATTGCAGAACTTGAAGCGTTCACCCATTGAAGACCGAAACAGTGAATAGCGTTGCTGGAGCTGTTCGGATTCACGTTTCATTGCCTCTTCCTGGATTTTGCGAAGGGAAATATCCTGAAGAGTTGTGACTGCGCCTGTGATCTTGCCTTCATGGTCAAAAACAGGAGCCGCCAGAAAATTTATATATCTTGGTTTTCCATTAATATTTTCAAAATAGTCTGTTGCCTCCCAGGCATTCTGCACAAGGCTGGACTGCGCCGGATTTTTCGTGCTGTATATTTCAAGAATTTTTTTATAGTCTTGCTCGACAACAAGATCGGCCAAAACGGGCCGTTTGCTGGAATAAAAAATCTTCCACTGGTGGTCGGTGCCGATAATCTCGTCAGCGGAAACGCCTGTGAGAACTTCAAAAGCTTTGTTCCAGATTTTTACCCTGTGGTCGGTCCCTATGGCAAACTGGGATATCGGCGTATACTCAAGCATAATTAAATCCAGCCCCGGGTTTTTAGCTTTCTTAAAAATTCAGGCATAAGATCAGGCGGCAGGGTATCCAATAGGCAAGTGGTCATGGTCAATGCTGACAAATTGTTCATATTATTCTTCCTTTATGCCCTCCAAACATGGGTTTTCGGTTCAAACACAAGCTTTTATGCCTGCCGACATTGTTAAACGCCTTGTATAATCATCCAATAATGGTCTTGCCCGGCATTATTTTTGGGTAAAGGACCTCTTACCGCTTAAAAACACCAAAGCAAAAATCGAGCCAATAAAAGTCGACGTTGAAGTGCGATAATTTGTTTTTTCGCCCGGTTCGGTGCGTTCATTTCTGTCAAGGGCAATGCGTTACTTGACGGCTGATTTTAGATAAGCTTAGGCGAGCCTGTATAGACTTCATCGTCAGATTACCTATTTTAAAAAGGGAATCTTTTTTTGATTTTTAGAAGCAGGACTCCCTTAGTTGGATATCTTTCCTATGAGTCCAATTCTTAATGCTTATTAAAAATACAGGGAGAAAAATGACAATGTCATTACGTAGGTTGATATCAAATGCTTCTTGGTTCTGTTCATTGTGCCGGCGTTACGCCTGAGTGTGAAGACCTGTAAAAATTAAAATTTGAATCCATTCTTGCCATCCAGACAACTGTCAGGATATGATGAAGTTGAAAACAAAAGTTTAAGTTTATTATCTTTCCCTGAGACTTGTTTTTTTATTAAACTTGCATCACCAACGAAATGGATAAGCAGTTTTTGTTACAGTGCCCGTTGAAAAAACAGGAGTAGGTTATATGTCAAATAAAGAAGAGAACCTTGTTCAGAAAGTGTTGAAAGAGCAACAGGCACGCCAGACCGGCTACCGGGAGCGTGCTCTTAAGATGTTCCCTTGGATCTGTGCCCATTGTGGCCGCGAGTTTGAAGGAAAACGAGTCAAGGAACTTACTGTTCACCATAAAGACCACAACCACGACAATAATCCGCCTGATGGGAGCAACTGGGAATTACTTTGTATCTATTGCCATGACAACGAACATTCCCGGGACCAGGTCGCTGATGCCTATTCCGACGAAGTGGCTGGGAGCACCACAGACTCCGGCGGCACCACCAATCCTTTTGCCGGGCTTGGCGATATGTTAAAAGGTAAGTTGTGACCTTGCTGTCGGCCTGAAACGTGGATTGGCTGCACAGATTGCCGTAATCATAAAACCATGGCGGTTAAATGAATGAAGCGTAAAAATTTTTCTTTCATGATTGCCTTATTTTTCAGGCGCTGTTTGAACCTGGTTGCGGCCGTTTTCTTTGGCCTTATAAAGTGCCTGGTCTGCCCTGTGAACCAAATCAAGCACCGAATCATTTACAGAATCTTCATCACTACTACGGGTCGCTCCGCGCCTGTGCCCTGCATCGGTACTCTCATACTTACGGGTCCTCCGCTTGTATTTCTCCCTTAGCATCAGGGCAACAGGTTCCCACGTTCCACACAAAAGCCTGTCCCAAGTTCACGCCACCTTTATGCCGGAAGCCGCCCGGCCAGTAAACAGGTAACCGCCGAACTTATCCCGGGTTAACGACTCCCCCCCGGTTTTGACCTCATCCCTACGCTTTCGACACTTCAACAGTGATTCACTTACGTTCGTCTCCTTGGAACCTACCTGACAGGATCTTGTCTTGCCTTTTCCGTAACGCTCACCCCCCCGGCTCTTAACCGGCGCAGCTTACGGTGGTTTAAAGCCTCCACCTGTATAGCGGCTTCGAGGGGCCTTCCCTCATCTTTTGTGCAGCATGGCTACACTGTTTATTGCAACAGTGTCTGCCTTTGTGGCACACCGTCATCTGCAAAATTACGGTTTTCGGTCGGGCACGATGAGACCCATAAGTCATTCGAACTTTTCATAAAGTTACAGGCGATGCAACTGGATTTGAACATAGGGTTCATCAATGTATGAGTCAGGCCACAGCCCATTATTTTTTCGGGTGCGTACAGGCGATTTGTCATTATATCCGCGCAACGTCATCTCTGCGGCCAGCAACTGGTGGCGTTTGTTCAGCGCCCAACCCAAATCCATCCAGCGCAAGGTTTCCGGGTGCCGGGCGTAGCCTTTTTTGTGGTTGATGAGAATGGAGACCATGCCGTGAAGTTCCCGGTGCTCGCCTAAAAGACTCTGGCGGTTCAGGTATCCTGGATGAAGATCCCAGATTCTCATATAACCTCCTTCATCGGGATTAAGGATTGATCATCGATTTCAGCAACGAAAGTTCCTCGGCCCATATGTCATTGTCAGGTGTTTCCAGAATCATGGGAATATGGTCCAGGCGTTTGTCTGCCATGATTTGCCGGAAAGCGGCAAGGCCAAGTTGTCCCTTGCCGATACTTTCATGCCGGTCCACCCTGGAATTAATCTGCTTTTTGGCATCGTTTAAGTGCATGCCCTTTAATTTGTCAAAGCCGATAATTGTGTCAAACAGGTCCCAGGTTTTTTCATAACCCTCCCGGGAAACCAAATCATAACCGGCAGCAAAGGCATGACAGGTGTCAATGCACACCCC
Above is a window of uncultured Desulfobacter sp. DNA encoding:
- a CDS encoding YajD family HNH nuclease, translated to MSNKEENLVQKVLKEQQARQTGYRERALKMFPWICAHCGREFEGKRVKELTVHHKDHNHDNNPPDGSNWELLCIYCHDNEHSRDQVADAYSDEVAGSTTDSGGTTNPFAGLGDMLKGKL
- a CDS encoding pyrimidine dimer DNA glycosylase/endonuclease V yields the protein MRIWDLHPGYLNRQSLLGEHRELHGMVSILINHKKGYARHPETLRWMDLGWALNKRHQLLAAEMTLRGYNDKSPVRTRKNNGLWPDSYIDEPYVQIQLHRL
- the satP gene encoding acetate uptake transporter; its protein translation is MKMRNETLANPGPLGLMGFGMTTVLLNIHNAGFFEISSMILAMGLFYGGAAQIIAGILEFRKGNTFGVTAFISYGHFWLTLVALILLPKLGWADATPAKFMACYLFMWGIFTMFMFFGTLKSSKGLQFVFASLTVLFFLLAIKDWTGSHLIGTIAGFEGIICGMSAIYLAMAEVLNEQYSRAILPIG
- a CDS encoding sigma 54-interacting transcriptional regulator — protein: MLEYTPISQFAIGTDHRVKIWNKAFEVLTGVSADEIIGTDHQWKIFYSSKRPVLADLVVEQDYKKILEIYSTKNPAQSSLVQNAWEATDYFENINGKPRYINFLAAPVFDHEGKITGAVTTLQDISLRKIQEEAMKRESEQLQQRYSLFRSSMGERFKFCNIIGKSRKMQEVYGIIVRAAGSTDSVVIQGESGVGKELVARAIHDTSQRKNAPFFSVNCDAISESLLETEFFGHVKGAATGPHNDKKGVLSYVQGGTLFLHEVGELSLSMQVKLLRVMDGGGYSPVGSNEVLYSEFRIVAASTRNLWEEVQKGRLHSDFFYRLYVIPIDIPPLRERKEDLALLADYFFSRMKSSLHFYALPEQDIQALYNYHWPGNVRELQNVLRRYIGFHGLDFIAPPNLALPASPPSRPPGLMAVSDSGADLPLPDAVARFEKQFILSALELSRWHRGKAAKKMGISPKTLYRKMMTHEINLP